From a single Miscanthus floridulus cultivar M001 chromosome 8, ASM1932011v1, whole genome shotgun sequence genomic region:
- the LOC136468726 gene encoding secreted RxLR effector protein 161-like, with the protein MGKEELAVGVYVDDLIVTGARAEDIDSFKREMEAHFQMSDISVLSYYLSIKERLKLMKASTTAKVDATLYWSIVGGLRYLVHMRLNVAFVVGYISHFMEDPREDHWAAVKRLLRYINGIVDQRSVFPKTDRSKLQQIVFSDVDMAEDIDRRQSTSGVLVFLGSAQFNGCR; encoded by the exons atggggaaggaggagctcgccgTCGGTGtttatgtggatgacttaatcgtcacgggcgcacgtgcggaggacatcgatagcttTAAGCGTGAGATGGAGGCTCATTTTCAAATGAGCGATATCAgcgtgctctcctactacctcagcattaag gagcggctgaagctgatgaaggccagtaccacggcgaaggtagatgcaacactctattggagcatcgtcggtggtctgcgctacctagtccacatgaggttgAACGttgcgttcgtcgtgggctacatcagccacttcatggaggatcctagagaggatcactgggctgcggtgaagcggctgctaCGCTACATCAATGGGATAGTGGATCAAAGGAGCGTCTTCCCCAAGACTGATAGAAGCAAGTTGCAGCAAATTGTGTTCAGCGATGTAGACATGGCAGAGGACATCGACAGACGGCAGAGCACCTCCGGCGTGCTCGTATTTCTTGGGTCGGCTCAATTTAATGGCTgccgctga